gttgtgggcctggcgtggtagtgtaatgctaaagttcttgccttaaacatgtcaggatcccatatgaccgcagATTCTAaccccgccagctccacttcccatccagctttctgcttgtggtctgggaaagcagtcaaggatggcccaaagccttgggacccagaacctgtgtgggagactcggaaagaagttcatggctcctggctttggatcggcacagcaccggccgttgcagtcacttggggagtcatcggacggaatatcttcctttttgtctctcctcctctctgtacatcagcttttaaaataaaataaataaattaaaaaaaaaaacaatgttgtaGATGGAGAACCCAGAATAATTACTAGATTTGCAACTATGGTAAAACTTTTTCCATGCAAAATTCAATTTCACGTAAGTATAATCTATTTTATAAGAATATGCACAAACATGATCGATGAACCTATATCTGAAATTTTCTTTAATCACAAATTGATAACTTTTTCAATGCTGggtaatgaaaaatatttctttaacctTGTTCTAATTTGTCAATGCAAAACAATCATTATCAAGGTTTAAAAAAAGTGActcatgggcccggtggcgtggcctagtggctaaagtcctcaccctgaacgagccgggatcccatatgggtgccggttctaatcccggcagctccacttgccatccagctccctgcttgtggcctgggaaagcagctgggaaacctttgggatcctgcacctgcatgggagacgcagaagaggttcctggttcccggcttcggaggATTGggacagcaccggccgttgcggctctcttggggagtgaatcattggacggaagatcttcctctctgtctctcctcctctctgtatatctgactttgtaataaaaataaatctttaaaaaaaatgagtcgTTACTATAATTTTACAAGTTGGCTTAATACTTATACTGAATTAGACCAAGGTTTTATATTTTagagaaaatacagattttatgCAAAATTAAGAtagatttttgatttttaatttaaattatcctatatatatatatttaatatcaaCAGCGCAATGTTTTGATATACATATCAACTGAGAGATGCAAATTGTAGTAAatcaaattaatattttcttcatctcctttaggaattcactcattttgttttttcagcGTGCAGCAAGACTATCTGAAATGTATATGCTTCAGTAAACCTGGTAATACAAAACAATATTAAGTATAGTCCTAGGGGCAGtatattggctcaactggctaatccttcacctccaaatgctggcatcccataatgacGCTAGTTGGagcccagttgcttcacttcccatccagctccctgcttgtggcctgggaaagcagtggaggacggcccaagccttaagacccggcacctgcatgggagacccagaagaggctcctggctcattgcTTCAGTTCATCtcaattccagctgctgcagctgtttgggaagtgagccagcagatcttttcccttctctgtctccctctctgtaaatatacctttcaataaaaagaaatagttcCTTAAAAAGGACCGGAGTacagggtaatttttttttttcatatatatgagAGCAATAGTGGGCCGTCTTCAAAAGTGCAAGACAGATACACATTTAGTTGGAATTTAATTGTTGCCCTAGGTCTGCCCTGTAGGCAATTCTACAGTTATCACTGTATGAAACAAAACTGCATTAAGTAGAGAAAACAGTTGGATAATGCTATTAAATTctattgtagggcccggcggcgtggcctagcgctgccccgggatcccatatgggcaccggttctaatcccgactgctctacttcccatccagctccctgcttgtggcctcggaaagcagtcgaggatggcccaatgcattgggaccctgcacccgtgtgggagacccgaaagaggctcctggttcccggcttcggatcggctcagctccagccgtttcggctcacttggggagtgaatcatcggacagaagatcttcctctcagtctctcctcctctgtgtatatctggctgtaataaaatgaataaatcttttaaaaaattctattgtAGAGTTTTAAAGTAATAATTAACAATGTATAAAGTATATTTCGTTatcatataatatttaatatttatgaaaaGCATATATTTATTCTGGCCAGTTATTTATGCACTCCTTCATTTGTATTAAAATTGTatctatttttgcttatttatgtatttgaaatggaaATCCTTAAAAGGTAGTGTAAGCTGAACACTCACATTCACTGACTGCAAGTGTCAAGAAAATTCTAATGGCTCCCTCAAAATTCCTGATTTTCAGAATATATCTGCGCATactcctgctggtccgtttggcTTCCTCTCAGGGGTGGCTGTTATTACTCCCTGTTGTCACTGTCACATTGCTGTCAGCGGTGTTTTTATTTGCCGGAGAATGCATGTTTTCATTATGCTTGTGCGAATGTTCTACATTATGACTACATTCTTACAATGAGCTTATACAGGACAATCCATAGCATATGggaaaaacagatattttaaatgtattacatAGAATCAAGATCTTAATGTCCCTCTCAATGacagctaattttatttttttcttttatttcacttatttatcCTGAAAACCATACTGTTACATGAGTAGAAACtgatgaaaatttttatttatttatttatttattaaatttaaggCACAgggctaatttatttatttaaaaaattattttttattgttgattacattgcataatgtgacacagttttataggcaccgGGATTCCCCAGACCCCTCCCCCAACACCCCctcatagtggattcctccaccttgttgcattaccacagttcaaattcagttgagattctttcattacaagcatctaccaagcataaagttcagcatctaattgtccagataagttcaacggtttcttggggaaaccatctctggtctgtaggtagagctggcagagtatcatcacgatcaattaaaagccccgacattacatcagtaacaatttataacgttatggaattagttgacatggtattgagtaaccaatatggtaatagaggaaaaaaaatgcaagttctgaaccacatcctgtgatttctacATTGACATCCGAATTATTAGTCTATATAAAACCAGGTgctgtctcatgtctactttAACTTCAGTATTCAGCAGTTcacagcgttgaagcatgattttgctgaacctggctgtttttcgggtagtctaactctataactctaacaagaaatatgtcaacagtttaggtgaacagttttaggaggggtgtgcagagaaatcttcaataccccagtgaggagtgactaatctttatgtcccactcagtgagttataaATACAttcccgctgaccgtttcctgtctgtttctaagctttccttgttgttctctatctatcaattctagtttggttttttgttagttttgagggatttctggagcgatcctgatggtcattacaagagagggtggggacccaaagtcggaacaaGGCAAGGACCAGAGCAAGCTCATCTCCCTAGTCCCTAaggaaatttcttttcttctgtttctgcagaccgctcagtgctcctggttgaatGACAGCTACTTTTAAGGCTGTTCTTTCTATGGTTGCTACCAAAAGTGAATTAGATTATATCATGTATTGATTGGGAAGTTGCAATAATGAGAAAAGATTCTTTGAAATTTGAGCAGTTATTGTGAACTTTCCAATTAGTGATAGCTGGTTTCAGGcaattcttaaaatgtttatttatttttatctgaaaggccgagttacagatagagaaggatAGGAGAGATCATCATGCctttggtcactccccaaatcatcACAAAAGGTGGAGATGGACCAGTCTGAGACCAGCAGCTTTCCCGTGGTCTCCCACGTTGAGTGCAGGAGCCAGCCACCGGGTCaccatctgctgctctctctcaagcacattatcaggtagctggattgaGAGTTAAGACACcgagacatgaattggtgcccagatAGGATGCTGGCAGCACCACAGAATCTTGACCTGAAATGTCTCCTCCGTGCAGAAACCTGAGGCTCTCATTACTAATGTTGAGTCATACATTTCCAGGAATACAAATGCTACTTTACTCATTGTGTCTCTTCTTGTCAATATAACAGAATTTGCTATTGAACTCACTTCCTATATAAAATGGTTTACCAATACATttcagcatgatgaaatctagATCTATGTCAATTTATATAGACATTTGCTCTGAATTGGAAGAAAACTCTGACTTATACTAAGATACTTGTAAGAGCACAGTGTTTTGGCTAAGTATATTCAAAACGTAGTGTTGAAAAGTATGAAAAGTATGCAAATTGGTGTAGCAGGTGACATTTCAAAGAGTATCTGTGAACACCTGATTGGAAAAGGAATTGTTGGCAGAATATTGCCCCACAGATCATGCCTGGACAGTGATAGGAAAGGCCTCAGGATCATTTTTATCCTCCAAGATCACTACATTTGCTAAAACTTTTGTTTGGATTCTAAACTGCAATATTATTCATAGTTGACAGTGAAACCTAGGTGTGTTACTGTAGTCAGGTAGTACTTTACATGCTGTGCCTTCATATATGTGAATATTAACACACACAATCAGATTTAAATGTGATGTTATGGACACAAGACAAAAAAGGCAGGTTTAGAACGAGGAGATACTGAAGACACTGGCCATGGGTAAGAATACTACGCCAGAGAAGTGAGGACAGGGGAGTGAGTTGGTCAGATAGACTTGGAGGATCCTTCTAGGTTGAAGAGATTGGAAGCTGGGAGAGTCTGTAATTTCCTATTTTAAGATGTAGGACAGGATGTCAAGCAGGTGAACTGAATGATCTTTCCTAATTACATGTGTGCTTTTCCTCCGTGGTCTGAGGAAGTTGAGGACTGTCACTCAAGGGCAGTGGTGACAGAAAATTTCCAAGTCAGAGTTGGAGAGGAAATGAGAGGTAGGAGGCTCTGGGTGGGGAGGGCACTTGTTCTTTTCTGCCTTCAATATGTGATTTGGATGATGAAGATACTTGTCAGCCAGGAGAGACCTGAGTCACTGCACAGGGCCAAGAAGAGGTTTGATTAACCTAGAGATCAGACACCAGTtctgagtgaggagttacatgcacagtgaaatgctgctgctgctgccactcctagtcctggcagctctcctcCCAGGTGGTGACAATAAGGACGGTAAGAACAACTGGCAGCTGCCAGCACTGGTGCCAAGGAGGGTCTGCATAAAGTCAGTGCTGCACTCACACCAGGTGCTATTCCCTCTAGTCCTCTCTACAGCTCTGGAGTATCCCAGAGTCTCAGGCTTGTGGAATCTGTAGGCTGTGGGTTCTGTGTCTGATTCTCTTcaattttcattctctctcacttcctcctgctttttcttttcaccTTATAATTCTTCCTCTCTTTACAGCCCTCCAGGGACCGACATCTTACCATGTCATCCAGATCTCATCCTTTATAAACAGCTCCTGGACAGAAACTGAAGGCTCAGGCTGGATGGAAGACTTGCAGATTCATAGATGGGACAGTGATAACAGCAGTGCCATATTCCTGACATCCTGGGCTAAGGGTAACTTCAGTGAGGAGGAGATTATTGAGCTCGTAGGGCTCTTCAAAATCTACTTCTCTGGACTCACACGGGAACTGCGTGACCACCTCCTTGAATTCCAGATGCACTGTGAGTTCAACCTCTGCTTGATATACTCTGCATGGCTACTTTCACTTTCTGACTCAGGCTGTCACTCCCTGGCATCCTCCTGCCCTCCTTTGTGCTGTACTCAACATCCTACACACTCTTACTTATAATGAGTTCTCACAGCATCTTCACACCTTCTGAAAGATTCCTATTCTTGAAAACTCTTCAATCTTTAGGAGTTCTAGGCGTCCCTTCAAATTTGTCTCTCGGTAACTTGAACATCAAACAcccttatttcttttctcttgggtCTGAGTGACCTAACCTGTGGCTCCTTCCTCTAACCCAGCTCCTCAATTTTCTGCCTGCACTCCTCCAAAAGATTCAACTCTGAAATAGTGTGTTTCTCTCTCCACCATGAAGTTCATCGcatcctttctctccttttattgtcccaacagtttcattgcaatCCTCTGCATGCATAACACAAACACTTCTCCGCAGAGAGATTGTTTTCAATGGTGTTAGTGACTTTAGCTTATTCCACAACTCTAAacaattgtaagaaaaaaaaaagcaaaaactcgTGTTCTCACGCCTGCCTGTATTTGATGTTTACTGTTGAGTGACTAAGTGTTTGATTCTTTCCCAGATCCCTTTGAGATGCAGGGCATGGCTGGCTGTGAGCTGCATTCTGGGGGTGCCATTGAAAGTTTCTTGAGTGGAGCATTTGCAGGAAAGAGTTTCCTGACCTTCAAGAATTATTCATGTTTGCCTGATCCAAAAGCTGGTATCAGCGCAGAGAAAGTATGTGCACAAGTTTCCCAATACAAGGGAATCTGTGAAATTGTTGAGATACTGCTCTATAAAACATGTCCACGCTATCTCCTTGGTGTCCTTGAAGCAGGGAAGGCTGACTTGCGCAGGCAAGGTAAGTCCCATCATGTTTCACTTCCTACCACCACCTGTAACTTTCAAAAGGGAGATAGTCAAAGACAGAGGATTCCCTTTGCTGTTCAAAGGAATACATGATGATGCTGTCCAACCTGTGGATTCCTGGGACCCTATGCTTTGCAATAGGATCACAAGATGACATCATTCTTGCTCTTCCTTGCCCCAGTGAAACCCAAGGCCTGGTTGTCCAGTGGCCCCAGTCCTGGGCCTGGCCGTCTTCTGCTGATCTGCCACGTGTCTGGGTTCTACCCAAAGCCTGTGCAGGTGATGTGGATGCGGGGTGAGGAGGAGAAGGTGGATCAGCAACATGAAATCCTTCCTTTTGCTGATGGGACGTGGTATCTGCGAGTGACCCTGGATGTTCCTGCTGAGGAAGCAACAGGCCTGTCTTGTCGGGTGAAGCACAGCAGCCTAGGAAAGCGAGACATCATCCTCTTCTGGGGTGAGAAGGAACCAGGGCCTGGGTGTGGAAATGTAATCGAGAGtcttcacacacaaacacaggagCACTGGGAAGAGTTAGTGTTGACCAGAGGATAAGAATGAATAAGGAGAGACGGGCAGAGCCTTGAACACACAGaaactgagaaagagacagagagagttgaGAGAGAAAGTTGGAAATAGGAAACAGGGAACAAGAGATGATCATACATTTGTAGCATTTTCTGTGTGATGATGTCATGATTGAGCCAGTGAAATCCAGGGATTGGGCTCTGTGGAATTTGCAATGACGTCACTATGTTCTTTTTCAATTACCAGGACGTTCTGTCTCCATTGGCTTGGTATTTTTGGCAATTATGCTCTGTTTAGCCATTTTGCTGTTCCTGGCCCTATGGTATTGGAGGCGCCGGTGAGTATCTCTATTTAGTCTCCCTCTGACACCTGCTCAGTGGTTTCCACCACTCCATGTAGTTGATGATTTGTAAGAAGACTTTGCACCTCCTCCTTGTCTTCCCGACTCCCTGTCTCCTCTGTGGTAACATGCACTGGTGGCGTTTATCACTTTTCCTATTGTTAATGTTCAGATCAGGTGTGTTACTAAATTCATATTTTTGTGAGACATTTACCATTACATGCCTCAGATCCCCTTTCCTCTCACAAAACTGAAACTCTTTAACCACTCCCCTCCATTAACCTCCCCCTCCCTGAACTGGGCAAGAACCATTagaatttctgtctctttgagTTTAACACCTCACTCTAGGCCCATCCTGCAAGGGAAATCATACAATATCTGTTTGTTGTGACTAACTCATCTTTTTAGTATAATGGCTTCAAGCCTTGTGCTGGAGCACATGTCAGCCTTTGTATCCCTCTTAAGGCTCTTTTATGTTCATTCCAGTCTATCTTTGTAccacattctgttttgtttttccattcataTGTTAATGCTCATTCCAGTTCTTCAACATTTGCCTATTGAATAATGACATAATACATATGGGTGTGTAAAAACCACAGACACACAAACTTATCTCCCTCAATctgcctccctgtctctgtgtctgtttttctctttaaatatatatataaataaaaactatcTTATGTTTTTGGCAGGTCCTATCAGGATATCATAGGAACTGTTTTTTTACATCATCTTCCTCATTTGCAATAAATTGTGAGAAGCccagaaataagtatttttttcaatattttaggtGAAATCATATTTTTGAGATTGTAAATATCATATTCTCTGCACCAGTATAAAAGTAATTAAACTTTTGAATTATTAGCTGCTATCAATAATAGCATTCATTATATCAACATTTAATACTTGTTCTGAGCTTTTTGAGATAACTTCATATTTTATATCTTGTACTCTGTAGATGTATCACATACTGGGTTGAAAATGGTAGAGATGTGACTCTGTTGCTTatctttcttgtttattttttgtgtatAAATAGATATATGATTAtttatacgtatatacatatataagcagATGGTAGATTGTTCAGAGTTTATATCTGtgtatttaatttttgcaatatgTGAAGTAGAAACTATTTGTTTTGTCCTTATTCCTAATGTGTGGTTTAAAGaggtttttgctttgctttgcgtATAAATGTGTATATTCCCCATGAAGAGTGGCAAACATTCACAACTGAGGGGTTAATGCTAGAAATTATCTTAATCTCATGACCAgtccaaaaaataaatctattgcTTGACTGCTTGTTTTAACTGTTTGTTTAAGGCACATTTTCCATGTATTGGAGTGAGTTCTGCAAATTTCTTTGCTTATTACCTAAAGCTTGTTTACAGTATCTGTATGACATTAGTGCTTACTGGGCTCCTTGTAATACCCTTTCTCTGTGTCGGTAATTGATTCTTCCCCTGTTTCTTGTGCTTTTTCTCCCATCTTGCCAAATTATCAATATTGTAAGTTTGTGAAAGACACAAATCTTGGCTTTATTGATTATCTGCTTTATTTTCCTCTTCACGTTGTTTCTCCTTTGTCTGTTTCATTTGCTTTCATAAGAGAGATCTTATGAAAAAAGATGCTGCAAGATAAATATTAAGAAACtgtacatggatttcagaatcaTTTTACAGAATCAgagttctttctgtctgtgtctgcagtcaaatatgaaaataatttcaaaaagggAGCAGAAAGAATGACAAGGGGCAAAAGTTAGGAACATCAGTTTTACAATGTAAATATGTTACATTCCTGACTTAAAGTGAGAAGTTTTGATTGTTTACAAATAAAGCCAAGAAACCCAAACATTTAATTCTGTGTTGCTTAGAGAGACTATAGCTAAGACAAGGAAatgtactttaaaaacaaaggaaaatggttactgaaaaaagagaaatgagactTTAAATCCAGATTGCAGACACTCTGAAGTTCCtatgtatctttaatttttaGATTGTTAGAGTAATCTctttttatcattgtttttccCTGGTGTATTTTAAATACAGACCTTCTTTGGAAGAATGGTTTAATCTGCATATCAGTGATTTGAAATGCCACATTATCTTACCAATTTTCTAATGTCCATTTATTGATGCACTAGTAATATAAAACTCTTCATTTCTGGCATTCTTTGAACTAATTGGTCAttacattttattcattgatttttagcTACATGccaaaatgtaaaaaaacaagTTTGCATGATTTTAGATTTAGAATCTGTTTATGCTGCTTTAGGAGGAACATGTGTTGTTAAGTGTTCCATGTTCACTTGAAACGAACAtacatttttgcatatttttaaaaattttatttatttaacctgaaattcagagaaagagagatctccatctactgattcacttctcaaatgtctgtgAAATCTACAGTTGGGCTGGTCCAGactggcagccaggaacttctgctgctttcccaaatcattaGCAGGGAAAGGGagcccaaatgagatgccagcacagcaggtggaggtcTAGTTTGCAATTGTCTGTCCCCTTTttctgaagaaatattttaatcttaaaaGTATTAACTTAggtattatttattaattatattgctcTAGTTTTATGAATAGTGATTCAATGTATAGATCATTCAAGTGCAAGTCTAAAGATTCATATGTAGCATACATTTAAtattgctcttttaaaaaataattttgctttataACTTTAGGGTCTTGACTTGAAAATGTGCATGAACAAATGTGCACAAACATTACATCTTGCATAAACCATCTTGAAGTGTATATTTCTTCTTTCGTTTCTAATAAAAGTTCCTTTTGTTTAaggcattgttttattttttatttattttttgtaaatattactGGTTAACTAAGTGGTTTCAACATGTATTTAGGGACGCTCTATTTTATTGTAAGCACAAATTTTAGCATTTAAATTTGCTTAGTTTTATGCAATAAGCGTTGTTCATTGTTCATTCTTGAGCATCTTCTTTttaattgttgttgtttttcatgataGCGTGCCATAGGTGTAGGAAttccttgctctctctcccattcttcccacatctttctcccttctgctgttttcctccatattattacagtggtaAGGTCCTTTGTAGGTGTAAGGCAGTTGTAGAAAATGTCGTTATcaaat
This window of the Ochotona princeps isolate mOchPri1 chromosome 2, mOchPri1.hap1, whole genome shotgun sequence genome carries:
- the LOC131479520 gene encoding T-cell surface glycoprotein CD1b-like, with the protein product MHSEMLLLLPLLVLAALLPGGDNKDALQGPTSYHVIQISSFINSSWTETEGSGWMEDLQIHRWDSDNSSAIFLTSWAKGNFSEEEIIELVGLFKIYFSGLTRELRDHLLEFQMHYPFEMQGMAGCELHSGGAIESFLSGAFAGKSFLTFKNYSCLPDPKAGISAEKVCAQVSQYKGICEIVEILLYKTCPRYLLGVLEAGKADLRRQVKPKAWLSSGPSPGPGRLLLICHVSGFYPKPVQVMWMRGEEEKVDQQHEILPFADGTWYLRVTLDVPAEEATGLSCRVKHSSLGKRDIILFWGRSVSIGLVFLAIMLCLAILLFLALWYWRRRSYQDIIGTVFLHHLPHLQ